TTTCGCTGTTAAAACTATATATTTTAACAACTCCCTCCTTTAAAAAATAAAATTGTTTTTTATAATAAAAAAACCTGTGAATGTATCACAGGGACTAATGTCAATACTTGTAATACAAATTATTTTAGTGCTTATTAAAATAGACTTGTATTAAAAATTACAAATCTTAAAATTAATTATTCCACCAACATAAAATTGTATTAACTAACTTATTCATAATTAACTCCTAAATCTAAATTAAGATAAATAAAGTATATCATGATTTTTTTTTATAATCAAGTTAAAAGTATTGGTTTTAAAAGATTAAAAATATTAAAAAAAGTATGCTATAATTGGTTTATAATGAAAAAGGAAGGAAAATTTATGAGAGCAACAATAAAAGATATTGCTAATTTAGCTGGAGTATCAGGCTCAACTGTTTCAAGAGCTTTAGCTGATGATTCTAGGATTAGTGATAAAACGAAAGAAAAAGTTCAAAAAATAGCAAAGGAATTAAATTATAAACCTAATATAATGGCAAGAGGCTTAGTAAGTAAAAGAAAAGGAATACTTGGAGTTGTTTTGCCTAAAGCAACCATGGAACTTTTTACAAGTCAATTTTTTATAGAAATTATGCAAGGAATAAGCAAAAGGGCAAAGGAAAATAATTATTATATTATGTTTGATTTTTGTAAGAGTGATAAAGAGGAATTTGTAAGTACTAAGAAGTTTGTAGAAAGTGGGTTAGTAGACGGAGTATGTTTATTATCTTCTAGAGATGAGGATCAAAGTTTGGAATTTTTAAAAAGAAAAAAATTTCCCTTTGTAGTTATAGGGGAACCTATGGAAAAAAAAGATACTTTGTGGGTTGATAATAATAATTTAGAGGCAACTTATAATATTGTAAAAAAATATAAAAATGAAAAAGAGTTAATTTTTGTAGGTGGGAGCAAGCATTTAATTGTTACCAAAAATAGAGTAAATGGATTTAAAAAAGCATGCAAAGAATTTCATCTAAAGGGAGAAATTATTTTAGGAAATAATTTCTCAATTGAAGAAGGATATAGATTAGCTAAAAAAATAAAAATAAAAGAAAAATTGGAAAAAATAATAATTTCAGATGATCAATTATTAAAGGGTGTTTTAGAATATTTTGAAGAGGAACACATATCGAATGTTGAAATAATAAGTTTTAATAAATGTGATGTGAAAGAAGTTTGGAAAAAGAAAGTAAAGACAATAGATATTAAGGCGAGTAAACTTGGGAGTAAAGCTATTGAATTACTATTATATGGGATAGAAGAAAATATTAATGAAAAAAATGAAATGATAAATATAGAATTTTAGGGGGATAAAAAAGTTGCGAATGTATATTTGTAACTTTTTTTGTTTTATATATAGACAAGTCAAGGATAAAGTGATACAATAATTATCAAAAGAAGCTATGCAAACGATTGCACAAAAAAATGAAAGAGTTAAGGAGATAAATTATGTGGTGGAAAGAATTAACAGGATATCAAATTTACCCTAGAAGTTTTAAAGACTCTAATGGAGATGGAATAGGAGATTTAGGAGGGGTTATAGAAAAATTAGATTACCTAAAAGAATTAGGGATTGATTTAATTTGGATATGTCCTTTTTATAAAAGTCCTAATGATGATAATGGATATGATATTAGTGATTATCAAGATATTTCCAAAGAATTTGGAAATATGAAAGATGTAGATAAATTATTAGTAGAAACACATAAAAGAGGAATAAAATTAATAATTGATTTAGTTATAAATCATACAAGTGATGAACATCCATGGTTTATTGAATCAAGAGAAAATAAGAATAATCCTAAAAGAGATTGGTATATATGGAAAGAAGGCAAAAAAGGAAAAGAACCAAATAACTGGGAAAGTATATTTAAAGGTTCAGCTTGGGAATTAGATAAAAAAACTAAAGAATATTATTTACATTTATTTTCAAAAAAACAACCAGATTTAAATTGGGAAAATAAAGAAATGAGACAAGCTATTTATAAAATGATTAATTGGTGGCTAGATAAGGGAATCGATGGTTTTAGAGTAGATGCTATTAGTCACATAAAAAAAGAAGATGGATTTCCAGATATGCCTAATCCAAAAAAAGAAAAATATGTAGAATCTTTTGATATGCATATGAATAGACCTGGAATTCAAAAATATTTAAAAGAATTAAAGAAAGAAACTTTTGATAAGTATAATATAGTTACAGTTGGAGAAGCTAACGGAGTAGAAGCAGATAATGCTTCTCAGTGGGTAGGAGAAAAAGATGGAAAATTTAATATGATATTTCAATTTGAGCATTTAAATCTTTGGGATTATGAAAAAGAACTTAAATTTTCTGCTAGAAATTACAAAAGAATTTTAAATAAATGGCAAGTAGCGTTGGATAAAGATGGTTGGAATGCTTTATTCATAGAAAATCATGATATTACAAGAAGTGTATCTAGATGGGGAAATGATAATAAGTATTGGTTAGAATCGGCAAAATCTTTAGGGGTAGCTTATTTTTTACAAAAGGGAACACCTTTTATTTATCAAGGTCAAGAAATAGGAATGACTAATATAAAATTTAAAGATTTGACTGAGGTAAATGATATTAGAAGTAGAAATGAAGCTAGAGAAAAATTAGAATCAGGAATTTCTATGGAAAAGGTTTTAGATTATCTAAATAATACTTCAAGAGATAATTCTAGAACACCTATGCAATGGAATAATAAAAAAAATGCTGGTTTTACAACTGGGAATCCATGGCTTAAAATAAATGAAAATTACAAAGAAATAAATGTTGAAAGTCAAATGAAAGATAAGGATTCAATATATAATTTTTATAAAGATTTAATAGAATTAAGAAAAAATTCAAAAACATTAATTTATGGAAAATTTAATTTAATTTTAAAAAATATAGAAGATGTTTTTGCATATTCTAGAATTTTAGAAGATGAAGAATATTTAATAATTTCTAATTTAAGTGAAAAAATAAAAAAAATAAAGATAAAAGAATATGAGGATAAAGATAAAGAATTGTTAGTAAGTAATTATAAGGAATCAGACCATTTTTTAGAAAGAATGGTATTAAAACCTTATGAATGTCTTGTATATAAAATAAATAGAAAAAATAAATAAAAGAAGGGGAGAATAGTATGAGTAGAAAAAGTTTAGTGTCTTTTGATTTTTGGCAAAAATTTGGTAAAGCGTTAATAGTTGTTATTGCAGTAATGCCAGCAGCTGGTTTAATGATTTCTATAGGAAAGTTACTAGGGACTACTTCAATTGGAATAGCAGGAAGAATAATGGAAGATATGGGGTGGGCAATAATTGTTAATTTAAACATTTTATTTGCTGCTGCCATAGGAGGTTCTTGGGCTAAAGAAAAAGCTGGAGGAGCTTTTGCAGGGGTTTTATCTTTCATATTAATTAATAGAATAACAGGAGCTATATTTGGAATAAATAATTCAATGTTACATAGTGCAACTGCAACAGTTCACTCAATAACAGGTCAAGAATTATTAGTTAAGAATTATTTTACAACAATATTAGGAGCTCCAGCTTTAAATATGGGAGTTTTCGTAGGGATATTAGCAGGATTTTTAGGAGCAGTTTTATTTAATAAATATCATTCTTTTGATAAATTACCTAAATCTTTAGCTTTCTTCAATGGTAAAAGATTTGTACCATTTGTAGTAATATTTGGATCTTTAATAACTGCACTTATTTTATCTGTCATTTGGCCATTTATCCAATGGGCATTAAATAGTTTTGGTCAATGGATAGCTACTTCAAG
The nucleotide sequence above comes from Fusobacterium sp. JB019. Encoded proteins:
- a CDS encoding alpha-glucosidase is translated as MWWKELTGYQIYPRSFKDSNGDGIGDLGGVIEKLDYLKELGIDLIWICPFYKSPNDDNGYDISDYQDISKEFGNMKDVDKLLVETHKRGIKLIIDLVINHTSDEHPWFIESRENKNNPKRDWYIWKEGKKGKEPNNWESIFKGSAWELDKKTKEYYLHLFSKKQPDLNWENKEMRQAIYKMINWWLDKGIDGFRVDAISHIKKEDGFPDMPNPKKEKYVESFDMHMNRPGIQKYLKELKKETFDKYNIVTVGEANGVEADNASQWVGEKDGKFNMIFQFEHLNLWDYEKELKFSARNYKRILNKWQVALDKDGWNALFIENHDITRSVSRWGNDNKYWLESAKSLGVAYFLQKGTPFIYQGQEIGMTNIKFKDLTEVNDIRSRNEAREKLESGISMEKVLDYLNNTSRDNSRTPMQWNNKKNAGFTTGNPWLKINENYKEINVESQMKDKDSIYNFYKDLIELRKNSKTLIYGKFNLILKNIEDVFAYSRILEDEEYLIISNLSEKIKKIKIKEYEDKDKELLVSNYKESDHFLERMVLKPYECLVYKINRKNK
- a CDS encoding LacI family DNA-binding transcriptional regulator, which gives rise to MRATIKDIANLAGVSGSTVSRALADDSRISDKTKEKVQKIAKELNYKPNIMARGLVSKRKGILGVVLPKATMELFTSQFFIEIMQGISKRAKENNYYIMFDFCKSDKEEFVSTKKFVESGLVDGVCLLSSRDEDQSLEFLKRKKFPFVVIGEPMEKKDTLWVDNNNLEATYNIVKKYKNEKELIFVGGSKHLIVTKNRVNGFKKACKEFHLKGEIILGNNFSIEEGYRLAKKIKIKEKLEKIIISDDQLLKGVLEYFEEEHISNVEIISFNKCDVKEVWKKKVKTIDIKASKLGSKAIELLLYGIEENINEKNEMINIEF